Genomic DNA from Thermoplasmata archaeon:
CTCTCGGATTAAAGCGGTTGGTGTCGGGATGGCTGCGTCCCATAATTCATAGCGTCCCCTTTCGGGCGCGGGAGCGTCCGAGCAGATCGAGATTCCTCGCCACCATCCGCCAGCCCGCCTCTCGTCGCTGCATCACCGCACTCCGAGCCTGGAGGAACGGCCCCTGGTGTCGCTTGATCGCGGAGAACGCTCCCTCCACGTTCGCCCGGAACCGATACGTCTCGTGGAACACCTGAGGGTGGTGTCGGTAGCGTAGGACCATCCGTCGCCAAGCGGGATGACCGTTCGCGCGCGCTGTCCAACGGAACTTGGGGGGAAAGTATGCCTCCCCTCCGCGCTCCGCCACATACGTGACGTTCCGTCGGCTCGAATACGCCGCATCCCCGAGGACCGCGCCGAGC
This window encodes:
- a CDS encoding transposase — protein: MRTFSVRQFRKLHVAAECRGEDRGIIYAWALTPPHAADSPMLPTLLDRVEAPLGAVLGDAAYSSRRNVTYVAERGGEAYFPPKFRWTARANGHPAWRRMVLRYRHHPQVFHETYRFRANVEGAFSAIKRHQGPFLQARSAVMQRREAGWRMVARNLDLLGRSRARKGTL